In the genome of Anabrus simplex isolate iqAnaSimp1 chromosome 6, ASM4041472v1, whole genome shotgun sequence, one region contains:
- the LOC136876207 gene encoding uncharacterized protein, protein MYGRPVLVLLLLSLCHAETTLDSNDPVGTPGELAWQAWLLMDEATDSSSTSTVVRRIKPKSVFIAPSFSPQSLPACADGYRADAMGRCVKLVRVNQAAQLDFLLQRLNSMYAQPERAPGAPPASESNEPLQVNLPIEPATNKKRKEEGPGKVQPVLEEPMEVSVVMADVSKRSSNNDSSEESKEPVITMWSVENNTLPKREGTMSEDTSTQSANKDGDPTTFNIPLPPSSDVLAPTDVEDSLPMLVFSPEDSAEVEQLSLVQNTSTENTTTDSIEGNSKEESDEKSKSEDQFLQVTTTVPTTEIGITDIVNSTDDNPPTVDDIDLRINISNDEPHKINETLLHANNSDNEPLPLNDSDTQVRKHSTSLSVEEESDDRIVEVVQKVPAPDFEAVDIPEVTETSHIDDEFSSESDVFTTEYPQTMGRSPSSGFVRFPSEVNDDPSSFHIFGRNYVKFPTDDPSFNKYKSTSRPQSLEKPTYWWLPPGWRIDRQRHQPTLLRFWSRMPLRSDSSSYHPSYDRGHHSTHQSNFHQDWSSRYREHRKK, encoded by the exons ATGTACGGGCGGCCGGTGCTGGTGCTGCTGCTGTTGTCGCTGTGCCACGCGGAGACGACGCTCGACTCTAATGATCCTGTGGggacaccgggagagttggcgtgGCAAGCCTGGCTGCTCATGGACGAAGCGACGGATTCTTCCTCCACGAGTACCGTGGTCCGCCGCATCAAACCCAAGTCCGTGTTCATCGCACCGTCCTTTTCGCCGCAGTCCCTACCGGCCTGCGCAGACGGGTACCGGGCTGATGCCATGGGACGTTGCGTGAAGCTGGTGCGAGTGAATCAGGCTGCTCAACTGGACTTCCTCTTGCAGAGACTTAACTCCATGTACGCCCAACCAGAGCGTGCTCCAGGAGCTCCTCCAGCAAGCGAGAGTAACGAACCTCTGCAG GTGAACTTGCCAATTGAACCTGCAACAAATAAGAAACGCAAAGAGGAAGGACCAGGCAAAGTACAGCCAGTTCTTGAAGAGCCAATGGAGGTATCTGTAGTTATGGCAGATGTGTCCAAAAGGAGTAGCAACAATGACAGCAGTGAGGAGTCTAAGGAGCCTGTTATAACCATGTGGAGTGTAGAGAACAACACCCTTCCCAAACGAGAAGGCACAATGTCTGAAGACACTTCAACTCAGTCAGCCAATAAGGATGGAGATCCTACTACTTTCAACATTCCACTTCCTCCATCATCTGATGTACTTGCTCCAACAGACGTTGAGGATTCACTCCCGATGTTAGTATTTAGTCCAGAAGATTCTGCTGAGGTCGAGCAGCTATCCCTAGTGCAAAATACATCAACTGAGAATACAACTACTGACTCAATAGAAGGTAATTCAAAAGAGGAATCAGATGAGAAATCTAAAAGTGAGGATCAGTTTTTGCAAGTAACAACTACTGTACCAACCACTGAAATTGGTATTACTGATATTGTAAATAGTACTGATGATAACCCACCTACAGTAGATGACATTGATTTGCGTATAAATATTAGTAATGATGAACCACACAAAATAAATGAGACTCTGTTACATGCAAATAATAGTGACAATGAACCACTTCCATTAAATGACTCTGACACACAAGTAAGAAAACACTCAACATCGCTTTCTGTTGAAGAAGAAAGTGATGATCGCATTGTAGAGGTAGTTCAGAAAGTTCCTGCTCCTGATTTTGAAGCAGTAGATATTCCTGAAGTTACAGAAACATCACATATTGATGACGAATTCAGTTCTGAAAGTGATGTATTCACAACTGAGTATCCACAGACTATGGGGAGGTCACCAAGTTCCGGGTTTGTAAGGTTCCCATCTGAAGTCAATGATGACCCTAGTAGCTTTCATATCTTTGGTAGGAATTATGTTAAATTTCCCACTGATGATCCATCTTTTAATAAATATAAATCCACAAGCAGGCCACAATCTCTTGAAAAGCCTACTTACTGGTGGTTACCACCAGGCTGGAGGATAGATCGGCAAAGGCATCAACCAACATTACTAAGGTTTTGGTCTCGAATGCCTTTGCGATCAGACTCTTCGTCGTATCATCCTTCTTATGATAGAGGCCATCATTCAACACATCAGTCAAACTTCCACCAAGACTGGTCTTCCAGGTACAGAGAAcataggaagaaataa